From Aspergillus fumigatus Af293 chromosome 3, whole genome shotgun sequence, a single genomic window includes:
- a CDS encoding Ras GTPase activating protein IRA2, with translation MSVATMLQPASRASTSSSSSFQPVSRQNTMSSHDTRSLRQSKRLSVTALYLSMSAKDRDLEISDDLAKAQKYLRELKAKISSQSKKNFVLEKDVRYLDSRIALLIQNRMALEEQNEVANHLDDEDPQEGFFPNDEKTQKYGNLLFLLQSEPRHIAHLCRLVSMSEIDSLLQTVMFTIYGNQYESREEHLLLTMFQSVLTYQFDNTPEYSSLLRQNTPVSRMMTTYTRRGPGQSYLKQVLAEQINSLIELRDVDLEINPLKVYENMVKEIEEETGSLPSHLPKSVTAEVAAENAQVQAIIEPRLKMLTDIANGFLTTIISSVDEAPYGIRWICKQIRSLSRRKYPDAQDQTICTLIGGFFFLRFINPAIVTPRSYMLIESVPTEKPRRTLTLIAKMLQNLANKPSYAKEPYMAKLQPFIQQNKERVNKFLLDLCEVQDFYESLEMDNYVALSKRDLELQITLNEMYATHALLEKHSLALAQDQHSHLNELLQELGSAPPLVPRKENRTITVPLFSRWETALDDLTAALDITQEEVFFMEAKSTFVQILRSLPPNSAIARRPLRLDRIAEAAATLKNDAVMVRKGIRTMELLSQLQEMGVIDRSDDFSLLRDEVEQELVHLGSLKEKVLEETKKLEEVFATIRDHNAYLVGQLETYKSYLHNVRSQSEGKQRKQQKHQELGPYKFTHQQLEKEGVIRKSNVPENRRANIYFMFKSPLPGTFVISLHYKGRARGLLELDLKLDDLLEMQKDNLEDLDLEYVQFNVSKVLTLLNKRFARKKGW, from the exons ATGTCTGTAGCAACAATGTTGCAACCGGCGTCGAGAGCATCtacatcctcatcttcttctttccaacCCGTCTCCCGTCAGAACACGATGTCGTCCCACGATACACGGTCTCTTCGCCAGTCCAAACGGCTGTCTGTCACCGCGCTATACCTTTCCATGTCCGCAAAAGACAGAGATCTCGAAATTTCCGATGACCTGGCGAAGG CTCAAAAATATCTACGGGAACTCAAAGCGAAAATCTCCTCGcaatcgaagaagaatttcGTTCTCGAAAAGGATGTCCGATATCTGGACTCTCGGATAGCTCTGCTCATTCAGAACCGGATGGCGCTCGAAGAG CAAAACGAAGTTGCAAACCATCTTGATGACGAAGATCCCCAAGAGGGTTTCTTCCCCAATGATGAGAAAACGCAGAAATATGGAAACCTCCTATTTCTTCTGCAATCCGAACCCCGGCACATCGCTCATCTGTGCCGACTTGTCTCCATGTCGGAAATTGATTCCCTTCTCCAGACCGTCATGTTCACCATCTACGGAAACCAGTACGAGAGTCGTGaagagcatcttcttctgacTATGTTCCAGTCCGTTCTCACTTACCAATTCGATAACACCCCCGAGTACTCGTCACTGTTGCGCCAAAATACACCTGTCTCTCGCATGATGACTACCTATACCCGTCGCGGTCCCGGCCAAAGTTACTTGAAGCAAGTGCTGGCAGAACAGATTAATTCTCTGATTGAGCTGCGCGATGTTGATCTGGAGATCAACCCTCTGAAGGTATACGAGAACATGGTAAAGGAGATCGAAGAGGAAACTGGCTCGTTGCCCAGTCATCTGCCAAAGTCTGTCACAGCCGAGGTGGCTGCGGAGAACGCACAGGTACAGGCTATCATTGAGCCACGGCTGAAAATGCTAACCGACATTGCGAACGGGTTCCTGACGACAATCATTAGCTCCGTGGACGAGGCTCCCTACGGTATCAGATGGATTTGCAAGCAGATTCGGAGCTTGTCTCGCCGCAAGTATCCGGATGCCCAGGATCAGACCATTTGCACACTGATTGGcggtttcttcttccttcgaTTTATCAATCCCGCTATTGTCACCCCCAGGTCCTACATGCTGATCGAATCGGTTCCGACCGAGAAGCCTCGTCGCACCCTCACTCTGATTGCGAAGATGCTCCAGAATTTGGCTAACAAACCTTCGTACGCCAAGGAACCATACATGGCTAAACTCCAGCCCTTCATTCAGCAGAACAAGGAGCGTGTCAACAAATTCTTGCTGGACCTCTGTGAAGTCCAAGATTTTTACGAGAGCTTGGAAATGGATAATTATGTAGCTCTTTCCAAGCGCGACCTTGAGCTGCAGATCACTCTGAATGAGATGTATGCTACCCATGCTCTGCTGGAAAAGCACAGCCTGGCTCTGGCACAAGACCAGCACTCGCACCTCAACGAGCTCTTGCAGGAACTGGGATCGGCACCCCCGCTGGTCCCGCGAAAGGAAAACCGAACGATCACCGTTCCCCTGTTTAGTCGATGGGAGACTGCTCTTGATGATTTGACGGCCGCTCTCGATATCACCCAGGAGGAAGTGTTTTTCATGGAAGCGAAATCGACTTTCGTGCAGATCCTGCGATCATTGCCTCCGAACTCGGCGATCGCCCGGCGGCCGCTTCGGCTGGATCGAATCGCAGAGGCGGCCGCCACTCTGAAGAACGATGCTGTGATGGTGCGAAAGGGCATTCGGACCATGGAGCTGCTGAGTCAGCTACAGGAGATGGGCGTCATTGACCGTTCCGACGACTTCAGTCTTTTACGAGATGAGGTGGAGCAGGAATTAGTCCACCTTGGCTCTTTGAAAGAGAAGGTCCTTGAAGAGACAAAGAAGCTCGAGGAAGTTTTCGCAACGATCCGTGACCACAACGCGTACCTGGTGGGCCAGTTGGAAACCTACAAGTCATACCTGCACAACGTCCGCAGTCAGTCGGAGGGCAAGCAGCGCAAACAGCAAAAGCACCAGGAGCTGGGCCCGTACAAGTTCACCCACCAGCAACTCGAGAAGGAGGGTGTCATTCGGAAGAGCAACGTACCGGAGAATCGGCGAGCCAACATCTACTTCATGTTCAAGAGCCCTCTCCCTGGTACCTTTGTCATCAGTCTTCATTACAAAG GCCGTGCTCGTGGCCTTTTGGAGCTGGACCTCAAGCTTGACGATTTGCTGGAGATGCAAAAGGACAACCTTGAagatctcgatctcgagtaTGTCCAATTTAACGTTTCTAAAGTGCTCACGCTTCTTAATAAGCGGTTTGCACGGAAGAAGGGCTGGTAA
- a CDS encoding SEC14 family lipid-binding protein gives MAAVAENKPATTSKYDDYDFPTTAPEPQPGHPGHTTPEQDAKVDQLRSELEQLGYTDRLDTLTMLRFLRARKFDVAAAKAMFIDCEKWRKEFGTDDLVRTFDYKEKPQVFQYYPQYYHKTDKDGRPVYIEKLGKIDLNAMYKITTAERMLQNLVCEYEKLADPRLPACSRKAGKLLETCCSIMDLKGVGITSVPSVYGYVRQASAISQNYYPERLGKLYLINAPWGFSSVFNVVKGFLDPVTVQKIHVLGSNYKKELLEQIPAENLPVEFGGTCECAGGCELSDMGPWQEPEWAKPPKWALPKEEQDVVKNEDSGPVVKDPVAQEGSQPVA, from the exons ATGGCTGCTGTAGCTGAGAACAAGCCGGCCACGACGTCGAAATATGACGACTACGATTTCCCGACCACTGCGCCTGAGCCCCAGCCGGGCCACCCTGGCCACACTACCCCAGAGCAAGATGCAAAGGTTGACCAGCTCCGTAGTgagctggagcagctggGATACACGGACAGACTGGATACCCTGACCATGCTGCGCTTCTTGAGAGCCCGGAAGTTTGATGTGGCTGCCGCTAAGGCCAT GTTCATCGATTGTGAGAAGTGGCGGAAAGAATTCGGCACCGACGACCTCGTTCGCACCTTCGACTACAAGGAGAAGCCCCAGGTCTTCCAGTACTATCCTCAATACTACCACAAGACAGACAAG GATGGCCGCCCGGTCTACATTGAGAAGTTGGGCAAGATCGATCTCAACGCCATGTACAAAATCACAACCGCCGAGCGCATGCTGCAGAACCTGGTGTGCGAGTACGAAAAGCTCGCGGACCCCCGGCTGCCTGCCTGCTCGCGCAAGGCCGGCAAGTTGCTCGAGACCTGCTGCAGCATCATGGATCTGAAAGGCGTCGGCATCACAAGCGTCCCCTCTGTGTACGGATACGTGCGTCAGGCTTCCGCCATCTCGCAAAACTATTACCCCGAGCGCCTGGGCAAGCTGTACCTGATCAATGCCCCCTGGGGTTTCAGCAGCGTGTTCAACGTCGTCAAGGGATTCCTCGACCCCGTCACCGTGCAGAAGATCCACGTCCTTGGGTCCAATTACAAGAAGGAATTGTTGGAGCAGATCCCTGCCGAGAACCTCCCTGTTGAATTCGGCGGTACCTGTGAGTGCGCTGGAGGCTGTGAGCTCAGCGATATGGGTCCCTGGCAAGAGCCCGAGTGGGCCAAGCCGCCAAAGTGGGCTCTGCCTAAGGAGGAACAGGATGTCGTGAAGAACGAAGACTCGGGTCCTGTGGTGAAGGATCCTGTCGCGCAAGAGGGCTCTCAGCCTGTAGCGTAG
- a CDS encoding peptide alpha-N-acetyltransferase MAK3, producing the protein MGNRNPNVMRDPQNSCLLGPPTTIIRHSAITSCSHSSFYRLLQQSTEIKLHRPSPYPTTTPAPIPLDDSVMSQDDSSPAEPTAAGAAAPSDLRYVRYDGSRESEFVSAMRQLISKDLSEPYSIYVYRYFLYQWGDLCFMAMDDTKEKDFMVGVVVSKLEPHRGGPLRGYIAMLAVREEYRGRGIATKLVRMAIDAMIERDADEIVLETEITNTAAIKLYERLGFLRSKRLHRYYLNGNSAYRLVLYLKEGVGSIRTSMDPYGAQVPPPAPALLHENGRG; encoded by the exons ATGGGAAACAGGAACCCGAACGTCATGCGAGATCCTCAAAATTCCTGTCTTCTCGGACCACCAACCACCATCATCAGACACAGCGCAATCACAAGCTGCTCACATTCGTCCTTTTACCGGCTTCTCCAACAGTCTACTGAAATCAAGCTCCACCGTCCAAGTCCTTATCCCACAACAACTCCCGCACCTATTCCCCTCGATGACTCCGTAATGAGCCAGGATGACTCTTCGCCCGCAGAGCCCacagctgctggtgctgctgctccttcaGACCTCCGCTACGTGCGCTACGATGGATCCCGCGAAAGTGAATTTGTATCCGCAATGAGACAGCTTATTTCCAAAGATCTTTCGGAACCGTACAGCATCTACGTTTACCGCTACTTCCTCTATCAATGGGGGGATCTGTGCTTCATGGCCATGGACGATACAAAGGAGAAAGACTTCATGGTAGGCGTGGTAGTTTCGAAACTCGAACCACACCGGGGCGGCCCGCTGAGGGGGTATATTGCCATGCTGGCTGTGCGGGAGGAGTACCGCGGGCGAGGGATAGCTACCAAGTTGGTGCGGATGGCGATTGATGCGATGATAGAACGGGATGCCGATGAG ATTGTCCTAGAGACGGAGATTACAAACACAGCGGCCATCAAGCTGTATGAGCGCCTGGGCTTTTTGAGGAGTAAACGGCTGCATCGGTATTACTTGAATGGCAATTCTGCCTACCGGCTGGTGTTATACCTCAAAGAAGGGGTAGGGTCCATCCGAACGAGCATGGATCCGTACGGAGCTCAggttcctcctcctgctccggcTCTGCTCCATGAGAACGGCCGTGGGTGA